Proteins encoded within one genomic window of Etheostoma cragini isolate CJK2018 chromosome 21, CSU_Ecrag_1.0, whole genome shotgun sequence:
- the ep300a gene encoding CREB-binding protein isoform X3 — MAENVLDSGPPSAKRPKLSSPALSASASDGNDFGSLFDLEHDLPDELISSNEPGLVNGGDLSQLHTTLGGGPAGLGPGGGSGVAGGMGLGLGGAQDAVAKHKQLSELLRSGAPTSGHQGAMGSQGGPTTMGQHLANMKASPGQGPPQMMGQGQQHLSPQQQANMMQQQQNAAAGMMGGMNRAMMGAQQKGNNGQQQPGMIGTQVMNGSPRMGFGNQGMGGNGNLLAETLQQQGAGGQTGMRGQQPGAMNKMGMMGNPGGPFGGPYAGQGNQGLGGAGLGPQLQNKGPMAQFNVDKKNQPMQGMAAMGSQQSQTGVGGPSGAPVGGAPGMVSNAQAGLVGTQVSAASAAAGAPPTADPEKRKLIQQQLVLLLHAHKCQRREQANGEVRQCNLPHCRTMKNVLNHMTHCQAGKSCQVAHCASSRQIISHWKNCTRHDCPVCLPLKNAGDKRNPQCESLLGAAAAGLGSSLGAVPGGQQSAPNLNPPSQIDPSSIERAYAALGLTYQGNQIQVQTAQSNMSNQGLQGQAGMRPLNPMGANAMGVNGGVGASSQSQQASLLQDTMMHLNVNSQGLMNDASGVGSMPTAGPPSTSGMRKSWHEDITQDLRNHLVHKLVQAIFPTPDPAALKDRRMENLVAYARKVEGDMYESANSRAEYYHLLAEKIYKIQKELEEKRRTRLQKQGLGIGPAGMGQPPTGLPPNGPLPDPSMVRPTGPNQMVNRMQGPGMNQFNQMGMQSMGQRSTPPLSIGASGNQMGMVGSRMGQPNVNQLQNQYLSQGQFSGSGPGVGTAQPGMAQSGAQAGMAQTQMGNSPSLPVASPLAQPGSASGPSGISTVGPMGPQSVGGGGPNSAPAPSMTPSNTNQQPNSIPHLAAMRGSPSPAHSRSPTPHQTPPRLAGSQTPQPHTPNAPQVGPPSAPQQNQLGQGPGSNKSLQQQHMGSAGSTTPSHPGLASSSTPHGAQMPRTPLSQKGSFPGDSQALTPASVSSLDTSSQQPQSNASAGNLDPKMEIKQQDEEDESDPGSCSKGGKLSNLKTEEKPVKLEVKKEECYGEGGKGVPMDTSTATPTASIKTEDRKPEIKKEVKDEEETSEAATPQAPVKKKIFKPEELRQALMPTLESLYRQDPESLPFRMPVDPQLLCIPDYFDIVKNPMDLSTIKRKLDTGQYQEPWQYVDDIWLMFNNAWLYNRKTSRVYKYCSKLAEVFEQEIDPVMQSLGYCCGRKLEFSPQTLCCYGKQLCTIPRDAAYFSYQNSSPKFGLIANRYHFCEKCFNEIQGEMVSLGDDPTQPQTSINKDQFEKKKNDTLDPELLVECMDCGRRMHQICVLHHETIWPSGFVCDGCLKKANKTRKENKYSAKRLPQTKLGCYLEARVNDFLKRQPHTDAGEVFIRVVHVSDKVVEVKPGMKSRFVDSGEMSESFPYRTKALFAFEDIDGSDVCFFGMHVQEYGSDCPQPNQRRVYISYLDSVHFFRPRSLRTAVYHEVLIGYLEYVRKLGYTTGHIWACPPSEGDDYIFHCHPADQKIPKPKRLQEWYKKMLDKAVAERIVHDYKDVFKQATEDRLTSAKELPYFEGDFWPNVLEESIKELEQEEEERKREENSTSNESIDDTKGDSKNAKKKNNKKTSKNKSSLSRANKKKPGMPNVSNDLSQKLYATMEKHKEVFFVIRLIAAPMANALPPIVDPDPLMACDLMDGRDAFLTLARDKHLEFSSLRRSLWSSMCMLVELHNQSQDRFVYTCNECKHHVETRFHCTVCEDYDLCITCYNTKGHVHKMEKLGLGLDDESSNQAAATTQSPGDSRRLSIQRCIQSLVHACQCRNANCSLPSCQKMKRVVQHTKSCKRKTNGGCPICKQLIALCCYHAKHCQENKCPVPFCLNIKHKLRQQQLQHRLQQAQMLRRRMASMQRVGQSAPGGAPGGNGLPSPGANNGGTGPGTPTSVGTQPSTPQTPTQGNMPALPQQQGVGIGGMGGMGTPGQQQQVQQQGGAMPPQHHLHQYQPVGGGGGGGMMNSPQQQMVPQLQQQPPNVQQQQQQQQLSGGLPPYNPRPPVASPLHQSLGKPGLGPATPPQQQQQQQPNQGQGSLPAQGQQQGPPLAAVETALKIQRLAETQRQMAQAQAQAQIRGLGQGGMMPSHPHHQNTQAQMGMPHIGAQGMPPQAQGVVGRTMLDPQQQGMQQGGPQLQLPPQVQQQLQQVQQGGGGQLQPANQQWGAGGPAMNPQQRPGIMSHMAPQQQQQPPVGQQQQMNPQQAAPGNRGLMQVMGVSGGPAGAPNSIAAAAASGNLPQAALQDLLRTLRSPSSPLQQQQVLNILRSNPTLMAAFIRQRAARYQGGPGGAGGPPQGGPGGVRFQGAAGVLPGIGGPGANQLATMDGQQQVNVNQAGQPGMNMAQAGAGGGNMPTMAQLQQLQQQQQQQQQQQQQSQQQRPMLPGNLQQQQMAALQQQGAMQAGQQGNITNITPQFRELLMRRHLQQQQQQQQQQQQQQQQQQQQQQMGNHGQFQQPQGLQQQQGQQGFMQPGQAQPGIPPPSQAQPGGGGVGGAQQQQGGPQGGPGQLGQQQGYPNSMSQVAAALQQRIQHQMQMQQQQQQQQQQQQQQQQQQQQQQHQQQQQQQQQQQQHQQQQQQQQQQQQQQQQQQQQQQQQQNPMGGLQGQDGGPGGGPPGLQPGQGGPGQGQQPQGGVGGGGGGPPHPQTSQGMLHQNIHQRLLQQQHLGGGSPAQHSSPMSPQQQMAQSPHPHLQGQGGLGPAGSLSSQVRSPQPSPRPQSQPAHSSPSPRMQPTSQPQPSPHRISPQTQTGSPHPGHLSQHHPSMAPPQPPQQQQQQQQQQPGGPVDPGQFSSDQSSIMSQLSGMTGMHGGQGGQSDMLGGNNNNNNNNNNNNSSSNNTNNNNQELGTNINHNSLDLM; from the exons ATGGCCGAGAACGTTCTGGACTCTGGCCCGCCTTCAGCCAAAAGGCCTAAACTCTCCTCTCCGGCACTTTCCGCCTCCGCCAGCGATGGAAATG ATTTTGGCTCACTGTTTGACCTGGAGCATGATCTCCCAGACGAGCTCATCAGCTCTAATGAACCAGGCCTGGTCAATGGTGGGGACCTCAGCCAATTGCACACCACTCTTGGAGGAGGACCTGCAGGGCTGGGTCCTGGAGGAGGCAGTGGAGTTGCAGGAGGAATGGGACTTGGACTTGGCGGAGCCCAGGATGCGGTTGCCAAGCACAAACAGCTGTCCGAGCTTTTGCGCTCAGGGGCACCCACCTCGGGACACCAAGGAGCCATGGGCAGCCAAGGAGGCCCCACCACCATGGGGCAACACTTGGCCAACATGAAGGCATCCCCTGGCCAAGGACCTCCACAGATGATGGGCCAGGGGCAGCAGCACCTCTCCCCTCAGCAGCAGGCCAACATGATGCAGCAGCAACAGAATGCTGCAGCTGGAATGATGGGTGGCATGAACAGGGCGATGATGGGAGcacagcagaaaggcaacaatGGACAACAGCAGCCAGGCATGATCGGGACCCAAGTGATGAATGGCTCTCCCAGGATGGGCTTTGGGAACCAGGGGATGGGTGGCAACGGCAACCTGTTGGCCGAGACCCTACAGCAGCAGGGAGCTGGGGGTCAGACCGGGATGAGAGGCCAGCAACCTGGAGCAATGAACAAG ATGGGGATGATGGGGAACCCAGGGGGCCCTTTTGGAGGTCCATATGCAGGGCAGGGGAATCAAGGTCTGGGAGGCGCAGGGCTGGGCCCTCAGCTCCAGAACAAAGGTCCCATGGCCCAGTTCAATGTGGACAAGAAGAACCAGCCCATGCAGGGAATGGCCGCCATG GGCTCCCAGCAGTCACAAACGGGCGTTGGTGGTCCTTCTGGTGCCCCTGTGGGAGGAGCCCCAGGGATGGTGTCCAACGCTCAGGCAGGTCTGGTGGGTACCCAGGTTTCTGCAGCGTCTGCTGCTGCCGGAGCACCACCCACAGCTGACCCTGAGAAGCGCAAGCTGATCCAGCAGCAACTGGTACTCCTGCTCCATGCACACAAGTGCCAGCGGCGGGAGCAGGCCAACGGTGAAGTCCGGCAGTGCAACCTTCCCCACTGCCGAACTATGAAGAATGTCCTCAACCACATGACTCACTGCCAGGCTGGCAAGTCCTGTCAGG TTGCTCACTGTGCATCGTCAAGGCAGATCATCTCTCATTGGAAGAACTGCACGCGGCATGACTGTCCTGTCTGCCTGCCACTGAAGAATGCCGGGGACAAGAGGAACCCGcagtgtgagt CTCTACTCGGTGCAGCCGCTGCAGGTCTGGGCAGCTCTCTCGGGGCAGTACCCGGTGGCCAACAGAGTGCTCCCAACCTCAACCCGCCGAGCCAGATTGACCCCAGCTCCATAGAGAGAGCCTACGCAGCCCTGGGCCTCACCTACCAGGGCAACCAGATCCAGGTTCAGACAGCCCAGTCCAATATGTCCAACCAAGGCTTGCAAGGCCAGGCTGGCATGAGGCCTCTGAACCCAATGG GTGCTAATGCTATGGGAGTGAATGGAGGTGTGGGAGCTTCCTCTCAGAGCCAACAAGCCAGCCTGCTGCAGGATACCATGATGCACCTCAATGTGAACAGCCAAGG TTTGATGAATGATGCCAGTGGGGTTGGTTCCATGCCCACAGCAGGCCCTCCCTCTACCTCAGGCATGAGGAAAAGCTGGCATGAGGACATCACGCAGGACCTACGAAACCACTTGGTACACAAACT TGTTCAGGCCATCTTTCCAACTCCAGATCCTGCTGCGCTCAAGGACCGTCGAATGGAGAACCTGGTAGCCTATGCCAGAAAAGTTGAGGGAGACATGTATGAGTCGGCCAACAGTAGA gcTGAGTACTATCACCTGCTAGCAGAGAAGATCTATAAGATCCAGAAGGAGCTAGAAGAGAAGAGGCGGACCCGGCTCCAGAAGCAGGGTCTGGGCATCGGGCCTGCAGGCATGGGGCAGCCCCCCACTGGACTACCTCCAA ACGGCCCACTCCCTGACCCATCAATGGTGCGACCGACTGGACCAAATCAGATGGTGAACAGGATGCAAGGCCCAG GTATGAATCAGTTCAATCAGATGGGAATGCAGTCTATGGGCCAGAGGTCCACGCCTCCTCTCTCCATAGGAGCATCTGGTAACCAG ATGGGAATGGTGGGGTCAAGGATGGGGCAGCCTAATGTCAATCAGCTGCAGAACCAGTATCTGTCCCAGGGACAGTTCTCCGGCTCAGGACCAGGAGTTGGAACAGCTCAGCCTGGGATGGCCCAATCCGGAGCACAGGCAGGCATGGCACAG ACGCAGATGGGCAATTCTCCTTCTCTTCCGGTTGCTAGTCCTCTAGCACAGCCAGGTTCAGCTAGTGGTCCTAGTGGCATCTCCACAGTGGGGCCCATGGGACCTCAGAGTGTGGGTGGCGGAGGTCCCAACTCAGCCCCTGCTCCCTCAATGACTCCATCTAACACAAACCAGCAACCAAACTCCATCCCCCATTTGGCAGCCATGCGTGGCTCGCCCTCCCCTGCTCACAGCCGTTCTCCCACTCCTCATCAAACACCCCCCAGACTCGCTGGGTCGCAGACCCCACAGCCACACACCCCTAACGCACCACAAGTGGGTCCTCCTTCAGCCCCCCAGCAGAACCAGCTTGGCCAGGGCCCCGGCTCCAACAAGTCCCTCCAACAGCAGCACATGGGCTCAGCTGGTTCGACAACTCCATCTCATCCTGGATTGGCCTCCAGTTCAACGCCGCATGGTGCTCAGATGCCGCGCACTCCG tTGTCCCAGAAGGGTTCATTCCCAGGGGACAGTCAGGCCCTGACTCCAGCCTCTGTCAGCAGCCTGGACACTTCCTCCCAGCAGCCCCAGTCGAACGCTTCAGCCGGCAACCTTGACCCCAAGATGGAGATCAAACAGCAGGATGAGGAGGACGAAAGCGACCCCGGCAGCTGTTCCAAAGGAGGGAAGCTCAGCAACCTCAAAACCGAGGAAAAGCCTGTGAAGTTAGAGGTGAAAAAGGAAGAGTGTTACGGAGAAGGAGGCAAAGGGGTTCCCATGGATACATCGACGGCAACACCGACGGCGAGCATAAAGACGGAAGACAGGAAACCAGAGATAAAGAAGGAGGTGAAAGACGAAGAGGAGACGTCGGAGGCAGCTACTCCACAAGCCCCAGTGAAAAAGAAGA TCTTCAAGCCAGAAGAGCTTCGTCAGGCTCTGATGCCCACACTCGAATCTCTCTACAGACAAGATCCAGAGTCTCTGCCCTTCAGAATGCCTGTAGACCCACAACTGCTGTGCATACCT GACTACTTTGATATTGTGAAGAACCCCATGGACTTGTCTACTATCAAACGAAAGCTGGATACAG GTCAGTACCAGGAACCTTGGCAGTATGTGGATGACATCTGGCTGATGTTTAACAACGCCTGGCTGTACAATCGCAAAACATCCAGAGTCTACAAGTACTGCTCAAAGCTGGCCGAGGTTTTTGAGCAGGAGATCGATCCTGTCATGCAGAGCCTGGGCTACTGTTGTGGGAGGAAG CTGGAGTTCTCCCCTCAGACACTGTGCTGCTACGGAAAGCAGTTGTGTACTATTCCCAGAGATGCTGCTTACTTCAGCTACCAGAACAG TTCACCAAAATTTGGGCTTATTGCTAACAGGTACCACTTCTGCGAGAAGTGCTTCAACGAAATCCAGGGAGAGATGGTTTCCCTGGGCGACGACCCTACCCAGCCACAGAC ATCGATTAACAAGGACCAgtttgagaagaagaagaatgacaCACTGGACCCTGAACT GCTTGTTGAATGTATGGACTGTGGGCGCAGGATGCATCAGATTTGTGTCTTGCACCATGAAACAATCTGGCCATCGGG ttttgtgtgtgaCGGCTGCTTAAAGAAGGCAAACAAGACCAGGAAAGAGAACAAGTATTCTGCCAAAA GGCTGCCCCAGACAAAGTTAGGCTGTTACCTCGAGGCAAGGGTGAATGACTTCCTGAAGCGCCAGCCCCACACGGACGCTGGAGAAGTCTTCATTCGCGTCGTCCACGTCTCTGACAAAGTGGTGGAGGTGAAACCAGGCATGAAGTCCAG ATTTGTGGACAGTGGAGAGATGTCGGAGTCTTTCCCATACAGAACAAAAGCCCTTTTTGCATTCGAGGACATTGACGGATCGGACGTCTGCTTCTTTGGTATGCATGTTCAAGAGTACGGATCCGACTGCCCTCAGCCCAACCAGAG GCGAGTGTACATCTCCTACTTGGACAGTGTACACTTCTTCCGGCCTCGTTCTCTAAGAACAGCAGTCTACCATGAAGTCCTCATCGGCTACTTGGAATATGTCCGGAAGTTGGG CTACACCACTGGGCACATCTGGGCCTGCCCACCTAGTGAAGGGGACGACTACATCTTCCACTGTCACCCTGCGGATCAGAAGATCCCAAAGCCCAAACGCCTCCAAGAGTGGTACAAGAAGATGTTAGACAAAGCTGTGGCAGAGCGGATCGTGCACGATTACAAG GATGTCTTCAAGCAGGCGACAGAGGATCGTTTGACCAGTGCCAAAGAGTTGCCTTACTTTGAGGGTGACTTTTGGCCCAATGTGCTCGAGGAGAGCATCAAAGagctggagcaggaggaggaagaaagaaaaagggaggaaaacagCACTTCCAATGAGAGTATTGAT GACACAAAAGGTGACAGTAAAAATgcgaagaagaagaacaacaagaaGACAAGTAAGAACAAGAGCAGCCTTAGCCGAGCCAATAAGAAGAAGCCGGGGATGCCCAATGTCTCAAATGACCTTTCACAGAAACTCTATGCCACTAtggaaaaacacaaggag GTGTTCTTTGTTATCCGGCTCATCGCAGCACCCATGGCAAATGCCTTGCCCCCTATTGTAGACCCAGATCCCCTGATGGCCTGTGACCTCATGGACGGCCGTGACGCCTTCCTGACATTGGCCCGGGACAAACACCTGGAGTTCAGCTCCCTGAGGAGGTCCCTGTGGAGCTCCATGTGCATGTTGGTAGAGTTGCATAACCAAAGCCAGGACCGCTTCGTCTACACGTGTAATGAGTGCAAGCACCATGTGGAGACTCGTTTCCACTGTACCGTCTGTGAG GATTACGACCTCTGCATCACGTGTTACAACACTAAGGGCCATGTGCACAAGATGGAGAAGTTAGGCCTTGGTTTGGATGACGAGAGCAGCAACCAGGCTGCCGCAACCACTCAGAGCCCTGGAGACTCTCGACGCCTTAGCATTCAACGCTGCATCCAGTCCCTCGTCCACGCCTGTCAGTGTCGAAACGCAAACTGCTCTTTGCCGTCCTGCCAGAAGATGAAACGCGTCGTTCAACACACAAAAAGCTGCAAGAGAAAAACCAACGGTGGTTGCCCCATCTGCAAGCAGCTTATCGCGTTGTGTTGCTACCACGCTAAGCACTGTCAGGAGAACAAGTGCCCAGTTCCGTTCTGCCTGAACATCAAGCACAAGCTccggcagcagcagcttcagcacAGGCTCCAGCAAGCCCAGATGCTAAGAAGGAGGATGGCCAGCATGCAGAGAGTGGGCCAGTCCGCTCCTGGAGGAGCTCCCGGGGGCAATGGCCTGCCTTCTCCAGGAGCCAACAATGGAGGAACTGGTCCTGGTACCCCTACATCCGTGGGCACACAGCCTTCTACCCCACAGACACCCACTCAGGGTAACATGCCTGCACTTCCTCAGCAGCAAGGAGTGGGGATTGGCGGAATGGGGGGAATGGGAACCCCAGGCCAGCAACAGCAGGTTCAGCAGCAAGGGGGTGCCATGCCCCCTCAACACCATCTCCATCAGTATCAGCCAGTGggcggaggaggtggagggggaaTGATGAATTCTCCACAGCAGCAGATGGTGCCTCAGCTTCAGCAGCAGCCTCCAAatgtccagcagcagcagcagcagcagcagctctctgGTGGTTTGCCTCCATACAACCCCAGGCCACCTGTGGCTTCTCCTCTCCACCAGTCCCTGGGCAAACCTGGACTGGGTCCAGCCACCCcgccccagcagcagcagcaacaacaacccaACCAGGgacaggggtccctgcctgcaCAAGGCCAGCAGCAAGGGCCCCCTCTGGCTGCTGTAGAGACAGCCCTAAAAATCCAGCGCCTTGCAGAGACCCAGAGACAGATGGCTCAGGCCCAGGCTCAAGCCCAGATACGTGGCTTGGGACAGGGGGGCATGATGCCCTCACATCCTCACCACCAGAACACCCAGGCCCAGATGGGGATGCCCCACATTGGGGCCcagggtatgcccccccaggctCAGGGAGTTGTTGGCAGGACTATGTTAGACCCACAGCAACAGGGAATGCAGCAAGGCGGTCCTCAGTTGCAGTTGCCACCCCAAgttcagcagcagctccagcaagtTCAGCAGGGAGGGGGTGGACAGCTACAGCCCGCAAACCAGCAGTGGGGTGCTGGTGGACCAGCCATGAACCCACAACAAAGGCCAGGCATTATGAGTCACATGgcaccacagcagcagcagcagccaccaGTTGGTCAGCAGCAGCAAATGAATCCGCAACAAGCGGCGCCAGGAAACCGCGGGCTAATGCAGGTAATGGGTGTATCAGGAGGGCCGGCAGGGGCACCCAACTCAatagctgctgcagctgcttcaGGAAACCTACCCCAGGCAGCACTACAAGACCTCCTGCGAACACTGCGCTCTCCTAGCTCGCCCCTTCAACAGCAGCAGGTTCTCAACATCCTTCGTTCCAATCCAACCCTTATGGCCGCTTTCATAAGGCAGAGAGCAGCCAGGTATCAGGGTGGCCCGGGTGGAGCAGGAGGGCCTCCACAAGGGGGCCCTGGAGGTGTGAGGTTCCAAGGTGCTGCCGGAGTACTGCCGGGCATAGGTGGGCCTGGGGCTAATCAGCTGGCTACCATGGATGGGCAACAGCAGGTTAATGTGAACCAGGCAGGCCAGCCAGGGATGAACATGGCTCAGGCTGGAGCAGGTGGAGGAAATATGCCCACCATGGCTCAGCTTCAGcagttacaacaacaacaacagcagcagcaacaacaacaacaacaatcacaacaacaacgtCCAATGTTGCCTGGGAATCTTCAACAACAGCAAATGGCTGCATTACAACAGCAGGGAGCAATGCAAGCAGGTCAACAGGGCAACATTACCAATATTACTCCGCAGTTCAGAGAGCTCTTGATGAGAAGAcacctgcagcagcaacaacaacaacaacaacaacaacaacaacaacaacaacaacaacaacaacaacaacagatggGAAACCACGGGCAGTTCCAGCAGCCTCAAGGACTCCAGCAGCAGCAAGGCCAGCAAGGTTTCATGCAGCCTGGCCAGGCACAGCCAGGGATACCCCCCCCTTCCCAAGCCCAGCCTGGGGGTGGAGGCGTAGGGGgtgcccagcagcagcagggaggaCCACAGGGCGGGCCAGGACAGCTAGGCCAGCAGCAAGGCTACCCCAACTCTATGTCACAAGTAGCTGCAGCACTCCAACAAAGGATCCAGCATCAGATGCAgatgcagcaacaacagcagcaacaacaacagcaacaacaacagcaacaacaacagcaacagcagcagcaacaccaacaacaacaacaacaacagcaacagcagcagcaacaccaacaacaacaacaacaacagcagcaacagcagcagcagcagcagcagcaacaacaacagcaacagcagcagcaaaatccAATGGGAGGGCTACAAGGACAAGACGGAGGGCCCGGCGGAGGCCCTCCTGGGCTCCAGCCTGGACAAGGCGGACCAGGGCAGGGGCAGCAACCACAAGGGGGAGTtggtggaggggggggtgggCCTCCACATCCGCAGACGTCTCAAGGAATGCTTCACCAGAACATCCACCAGAGgctcctgcagcagcagcatctggGTGGGGGCTCTCCAGCCCAGCACAGCAGTCCTATGAGTCCCCAGCAGCAGATGGCGcaatccccccacccccatctcCAAGGACAAGGGGGGCTGGGTCCAGCAGGGTCGCTCAGCAGCCAGGTCCGGTCGCCTCAGCCCTCGCCACGGCCGCAGTCGCAACCTGCGCACTCCAGCCCGTCCCCGCGCATGCAGCCCACCTCCCAACCTCAACCTTCACCCCATCGCATTTCCCCGCAGACCCAGACTGGTTCACCTCATCCGGGGCACCTAAGCCAACATCACCCCAGTATGGCACCGCCCCAACctccgcagcagcagcagcagcagcagcagcagcagccaggtgGTCCTGTAGATCCTGGTCAGTTCAGCTCGGACCAGAGCTCCATCATGTCCCAGCTGAGTGGTATGACAGGGATGCATGGTGGACAGGGGGGGCAGTCGGACATGTTGGgtgggaataataataataataacaataataataataataatagcagcagcaacaacaccaacaataACAACCAGGAGCTGGGAACGAACATTAACCACAACAGTTTAGACCTTATGTAG